In one Pseudodesulfovibrio tunisiensis genomic region, the following are encoded:
- a CDS encoding DUF2877 domain-containing protein: MIVSAGSQFPGTWQGKVHSVFTNSVNLLIDAPHVPSMLTLLCNDRNMSERCLALTADVANRLFPRLVPGMPVACCGHALELALPDFPLLDFSHLAATPWKSPMPPALDDTERAALNKQLPGAVDFLLKMEAEMPRSSLRSAAISCFEAFVADMRETLAPNPRLLARLVGAGPGLTPSGDDLLVGLCCALHGMRHPLFVDLQAQLPALLSNTTFVSRAMLEDAMQGTFHRPLAELRQALMTGKSQMEIRKALQRAAEFGASSGCDGTRGLLLGLQSFQNSVSLSGQQPDIQPVAPFQVDR, from the coding sequence ATGATCGTCAGCGCAGGCAGTCAATTCCCAGGAACATGGCAAGGCAAGGTGCACAGCGTATTCACGAATTCCGTGAATCTGCTGATTGATGCCCCGCATGTTCCGTCCATGCTGACTCTGCTTTGCAACGATCGCAACATGAGCGAACGCTGTTTGGCATTGACTGCGGATGTAGCGAACCGGCTTTTTCCGCGACTTGTCCCGGGCATGCCTGTTGCCTGCTGCGGCCATGCGCTTGAACTTGCCTTGCCTGATTTTCCTTTGCTGGATTTTTCCCATCTTGCAGCGACTCCGTGGAAAAGCCCGATGCCTCCGGCATTGGACGACACGGAAAGAGCCGCCTTGAACAAACAGTTGCCGGGGGCTGTCGACTTCCTTTTGAAAATGGAAGCTGAAATGCCGCGCTCTTCCTTGCGGTCCGCTGCGATTTCCTGCTTCGAGGCATTTGTGGCGGACATGCGGGAAACGCTTGCTCCGAATCCGCGGCTTCTGGCTCGCTTGGTGGGAGCAGGCCCGGGCCTTACGCCCTCGGGCGACGATTTGCTTGTAGGTCTATGCTGTGCGTTGCACGGAATGCGACACCCACTGTTCGTCGACCTGCAAGCCCAACTGCCCGCACTGCTGTCGAATACCACATTCGTAAGCCGGGCCATGCTGGAAGATGCCATGCAAGGGACTTTTCATCGTCCGCTGGCCGAACTGCGACAGGCTTTGATGACCGGGAAATCCCAGATGGAAATCCGCAAGGCGTTGCAACGCGCTGCCGAATTCGGAGCCAGCTCCGGATGCGACGGAACCCGAGGACTTTTACTGGGGCTGCAATCTTTTCAAAACAGTGTTTCACTTTCCGGCCAACAGCCGGACATACAACCGGTCGCTCCGTTTCAGGTCGACCGTTAA
- a CDS encoding cysteine hydrolase family protein — protein MTKKLQAEPYELEFDPKRTALLIIDMQRDFLEPGGFGETLGNDVSLLRTAIEPTRKVLEAAREAGMFVVHTREGHAPHLADLPPSKKRRGNPTLCIGDEGPMGRILVRGEKGHDIIPELYPTKDEPIIDKPGKNAFWSTDLDLLLRNRDIETLIVCGVTTEVCVHTTVREANDRGYECAVVSDATGSYFPEFQRVGLEMIKAQGGLFGWVTTSDQVADALK, from the coding sequence ATGACCAAGAAATTGCAGGCTGAACCATATGAACTGGAATTCGATCCCAAGCGCACTGCGCTCCTGATCATCGACATGCAACGCGATTTTCTGGAGCCCGGCGGCTTCGGCGAGACTCTGGGCAACGATGTTTCCCTGCTTCGCACGGCCATCGAACCCACCAGAAAGGTGCTGGAAGCGGCGCGTGAAGCCGGAATGTTCGTGGTGCATACCCGCGAGGGCCATGCTCCGCATCTGGCCGACCTCCCTCCGTCCAAGAAACGCCGGGGCAATCCCACCCTTTGCATAGGCGACGAAGGTCCCATGGGCCGCATTCTTGTTCGCGGAGAAAAAGGGCATGACATCATCCCCGAACTCTATCCCACCAAGGACGAACCCATCATCGACAAGCCCGGCAAGAACGCGTTCTGGTCCACGGATCTGGATCTGCTCCTGCGCAACCGGGACATCGAGACCCTGATCGTGTGCGGCGTGACCACGGAAGTGTGCGTGCACACCACCGTACGCGAGGCCAATGATCGCGGCTACGAATGCGCCGTGGTTTCGGATGCAACCGGCTCCTACTTCCCGGAATTCCAGCGCGTGGGCCTGGAAATGATCAAGGCCCAGGGCGGCCTCTTCGGCTGGGTCACCACGAGTGATCAGGTCGCAGACGCCCTGAAATAA
- a CDS encoding allophanate hydrolase-related protein — protein MKELFVNGTLMRGLELHSNLDGAEFLGEFRTAPCYRLYSVNDVHPGMYEVGPDEDNGVAVAGEMYRMSDETWANVESGEPEHLYCGPVKLEDGRIVDGILFPREKAEGIHKDISDLGDWRVYEASKAK, from the coding sequence ATGAAAGAACTGTTTGTCAATGGTACGTTGATGCGAGGACTTGAACTGCACTCCAACCTGGACGGCGCGGAATTCCTCGGCGAATTCAGGACCGCTCCCTGTTACCGCCTGTACTCCGTCAATGATGTGCATCCCGGCATGTACGAAGTCGGCCCGGACGAGGACAATGGTGTGGCCGTGGCTGGCGAAATGTACCGCATGAGCGATGAAACCTGGGCCAATGTCGAGTCCGGTGAACCCGAGCATCTGTACTGTGGACCGGTGAAACTGGAAGACGGTCGCATTGTGGACGGCATCCTGTTTCCCCGCGAAAAGGCCGAAGGTATCCACAAGGACATTTCCGATCTTGGCGACTGGCGCGTTTACGAAGCTTCCAAGGCAAAATAA
- a CDS encoding carboxymuconolactone decarboxylase family protein, translated as MDAFLKEHLFADIFVRDVLTCQERELATIPALANMGGTEGQLVFHMGAAMNSGLSEEQMHEFIRVLDTRVGKRQADAARDVFAEVIANRQSHR; from the coding sequence GTGGATGCCTTTCTCAAGGAGCATCTGTTTGCGGATATCTTTGTCCGCGACGTGCTGACCTGTCAGGAACGGGAACTGGCGACCATTCCCGCCCTCGCAAACATGGGCGGCACCGAAGGACAACTCGTTTTTCACATGGGGGCCGCCATGAATTCGGGATTGTCTGAAGAGCAGATGCATGAGTTCATCCGGGTTCTTGATACTCGTGTCGGAAAACGGCAAGCCGATGCTGCCAGAGACGTCTTTGCCGAGGTGATTGCGAACCGCCAGTCGCATCGGTGA
- a CDS encoding DUF169 domain-containing protein: MTMQPILDGTTTFLKHLGLGEEPFGVHYSDSKPENAFGPKKGTPISRELEDRGELDMQEVMKSFTCVMGSVWLARKKHGAAFISTEEYGCIGGVYYCSMMKPHLRFIEHYVSTGFEGTPVHGERYMPNPDAMREFMLRVNPREAPGKYCIFKPLSQFTDDEKPEFVIFFARPEVLSGLFTHTVFTTGDMECVVSPFGAGCTNMLGWPLYYKERDMEKAVIGGFDPSARKFMKADELTFTVPLSLYEKMLATLPESMFTHETAWKNVRKKVTRSAKAWGEEE, from the coding sequence ATGACGATGCAACCGATACTCGACGGAACCACCACCTTCCTGAAGCATCTCGGATTGGGGGAAGAGCCTTTCGGTGTCCACTATTCGGACAGCAAGCCGGAAAACGCCTTCGGTCCGAAAAAGGGAACTCCCATCTCGCGCGAATTGGAGGACCGGGGGGAATTGGACATGCAGGAGGTCATGAAGAGCTTCACCTGCGTCATGGGCAGTGTCTGGCTGGCGAGAAAAAAACATGGCGCGGCCTTCATATCGACAGAGGAATACGGCTGTATCGGAGGCGTATACTACTGCTCCATGATGAAGCCCCACCTCAGGTTCATCGAACATTACGTTTCCACAGGCTTTGAGGGCACACCGGTGCACGGCGAGCGCTACATGCCGAATCCCGATGCCATGCGCGAATTCATGCTCAGGGTGAACCCTCGCGAAGCCCCGGGCAAATATTGCATCTTCAAACCCCTGTCCCAATTCACCGATGACGAAAAGCCGGAATTCGTGATCTTCTTTGCCCGCCCCGAGGTGCTGAGCGGTCTGTTCACCCATACGGTCTTCACCACGGGCGACATGGAATGCGTGGTCTCCCCGTTCGGCGCGGGCTGCACCAACATGCTCGGCTGGCCGCTCTACTACAAGGAAAGGGACATGGAAAAAGCCGTTATCGGCGGCTTCGATCCTTCGGCAAGAAAATTCATGAAGGCGGACGAACTGACCTTCACGGTTCCCCTGAGCCTCTATGAAAAAATGCTGGCCACCCTGCCGGAATCCATGTTCACCCACGAAACCGCCTGGAAAAACGTGCGCAAGAAAGTCACCCGCAGCGCCAAGGCGTGGGGAGAGGAAGAGTAA
- a CDS encoding LysR family transcriptional regulator has product MMQDFLNDMPLLVEVARQKSFSKAAEKLGIGVSTLSRRIKLLENRMGVLLFYRDTRNVELTDSGAYLLDRCGFVLEEAKKAHDSVVMNMQKPSGLVRVCMFLDLYDGLFRKVLLEFAANWPEIQMELTFMEQPVDMRTDPFDVAFVTGVPIAPALVARKLMTINPFLYASPKLLERYPLPEEPADLHRLPCIVLQRFGRRWPMHNGSRQVTVEVEPQYSFSSVEMCRDFLLAGHGVAMIRKERAEADEKAGRLVRLLPDWSGGFVHDVNLVMGSSELPQRVRLFVDHVLSRFSSCPAG; this is encoded by the coding sequence ATGATGCAGGATTTTCTCAATGACATGCCATTGCTGGTGGAAGTGGCAAGGCAGAAAAGTTTTTCCAAGGCGGCTGAAAAATTGGGAATTGGCGTTTCCACCCTGTCCCGGCGCATCAAGTTGCTGGAGAACCGGATGGGCGTGCTTCTCTTCTATCGCGATACTCGCAATGTCGAGCTCACGGACAGTGGTGCGTATCTGCTGGATCGGTGCGGTTTCGTTCTTGAAGAGGCAAAAAAAGCCCATGATTCCGTTGTGATGAATATGCAAAAACCGTCAGGACTTGTCCGCGTTTGCATGTTTTTGGACCTGTACGACGGGCTGTTCAGGAAGGTGCTGCTGGAATTTGCCGCCAACTGGCCGGAAATACAGATGGAACTGACGTTCATGGAGCAACCGGTTGATATGCGCACGGACCCTTTCGACGTGGCTTTCGTGACCGGGGTCCCCATTGCACCAGCACTGGTTGCCAGAAAGCTGATGACCATCAACCCCTTCCTGTACGCTTCGCCCAAACTGCTCGAGCGTTACCCCTTGCCCGAGGAACCCGCCGACCTGCACCGGCTGCCATGTATCGTGCTTCAGCGGTTCGGACGGCGCTGGCCCATGCATAACGGCAGCCGACAGGTCACGGTCGAAGTTGAGCCTCAATACAGCTTCAGCTCCGTGGAGATGTGCCGCGATTTTCTTTTGGCCGGCCATGGTGTGGCCATGATTCGAAAGGAGCGGGCCGAGGCGGATGAAAAGGCCGGACGGTTGGTGCGGTTGCTTCCGGACTGGAGCGGCGGATTCGTGCACGACGTGAATCTGGTCATGGGGTCAAGCGAGCTTCCGCAGAGGGTTCGGCTCTTCGTGGACCATGTGTTGTCCCGTTTTTCCTCTTGTCCTGCGGGCTAG